The following DNA comes from Candidatus Methylacidiphilum fumarolicum.
CTTCACTGGTAACCCGGATGGGGCGCGCCGCGACGCCTGCGGACGCCGTCACAGCCAGCGGATGAGCCAGTGGGAATACGGCAAGGATTTAGACTATTTGATACAGAAAAGAGAGCAAGTCCGCATCGCGTGCTTCACCGGAGACGAGGGGGTCAGGTCCAGCCGGTGTGCGGAATGCAGCCATCGCCATAAGCCTCGTGGGCGGAACTGGTGGTGTCCGAAATGTGGCTTTCAGGACCACCGGGATGTGGTCGGCGGCGTCAACAGGCACCTATTTGGCCTTTGGTCAGGTGGTGCCATTTCCAATGTGCATCGCGTATCTGAGACCTGGCCCTCTACGAGGGCGGGCCGCCAGGATGAATAACCGGCAGCCTGGAAGCAGGTGTAGCCTGGACAACAGGCCAACGTTGTTTAGCTGAAGTACGGCCTCAAACGGCTATGATTCGTCAGCGGGTTCCCCACGGGAACCGCCCACAAGTCGTGCGTGCTAG
Coding sequences within:
- a CDS encoding zinc ribbon domain-containing protein translates to MSQWEYGKDLDYLIQKREQVRIACFTGDEGVRSSRCAECSHRHKPRGRNWWCPKCGFQDHRDVVGGVNRHLFGLWSGGAISNVHRVSETWPSTRAGRQDE